One region of Mucilaginibacter sp. 14171R-50 genomic DNA includes:
- a CDS encoding arabinose isomerase: MENLESKKTAFKIGLFGIGLNTYWDQFPGLKDRLLGYIQTVSEHLGRFQAEVLNVGLIDDVQMAFQAGTDFRRADVEMIFLYATTYALSSTVLPVIRKLKVPVVMLNLSPGAAIDYGAFNRLPDRSSMTAEWLAHCGSCPVPEVVSVLKSAGVPFYQITGTLDDEQVWKKAGEWIEAARVAHVMSRNVLGLMGNYYPGMLDIYSNLRLHCATFGGHIEIIEVDELSKIREFVTDADVKAKMAGFETAFDIKPDCPAAELTRAAATAVALDRLVEKYGLGSLAYYHKGLGVPANENTMSSIILGTSMLTANGVPVAGEYEVKNVQAMKIMDIFGAGGSFTEYYAMDFNDNVVIMGHDGPCHPKIAEGKVKVKPLDIYHGKVGRGLSVEMSVAHGKVTLLSVVETPENKLLFLVAEAESVPGPILEIGNTNSRYRFPVDAGLFMEKWNEQGPAHHCAIGRGHIASKIQKLGNLLGIKTVVIC; the protein is encoded by the coding sequence ATGGAAAACCTTGAATCAAAAAAAACTGCGTTTAAAATTGGCTTGTTCGGAATCGGCTTAAATACATACTGGGATCAGTTCCCGGGCTTAAAAGACCGTTTGCTGGGGTATATTCAAACCGTAAGTGAACATCTCGGGAGGTTTCAGGCGGAAGTTTTGAATGTCGGCCTTATCGACGATGTACAAATGGCTTTTCAGGCCGGCACCGATTTTCGCCGGGCTGATGTGGAAATGATCTTTCTTTATGCCACCACCTATGCACTCTCGTCAACGGTTTTGCCGGTGATCAGGAAGTTAAAGGTGCCTGTTGTTATGCTCAACCTTAGCCCGGGGGCTGCGATAGACTACGGCGCTTTCAACCGGCTTCCAGACCGTTCCAGCATGACCGCAGAATGGCTGGCCCATTGTGGCAGTTGCCCTGTGCCTGAAGTTGTAAGCGTGCTTAAAAGCGCTGGAGTTCCATTTTATCAAATAACCGGCACACTGGATGATGAGCAGGTTTGGAAAAAAGCCGGCGAATGGATAGAAGCGGCAAGGGTAGCTCATGTAATGTCGCGCAATGTGCTGGGTTTGATGGGCAATTATTACCCGGGCATGCTGGATATATATTCAAACCTGCGGCTGCATTGCGCCACTTTTGGTGGTCATATAGAAATTATTGAGGTGGACGAGCTATCGAAAATAAGAGAATTTGTTACAGATGCTGATGTAAAGGCAAAAATGGCCGGGTTCGAAACTGCATTTGATATTAAGCCGGATTGCCCGGCTGCCGAGCTTACCCGGGCTGCTGCCACGGCGGTAGCGTTGGATAGGTTAGTTGAAAAGTACGGATTGGGATCGCTCGCTTACTATCATAAGGGGCTAGGGGTCCCTGCGAACGAAAACACCATGAGTTCCATCATTTTGGGAACTTCAATGTTGACGGCGAACGGTGTTCCGGTTGCAGGAGAATATGAAGTAAAGAATGTTCAGGCAATGAAGATCATGGATATTTTTGGCGCCGGAGGATCATTCACAGAGTATTACGCCATGGATTTTAACGATAACGTGGTAATTATGGGCCATGATGGCCCGTGTCATCCTAAGATAGCAGAGGGGAAGGTAAAGGTAAAACCGCTGGATATCTACCACGGCAAAGTTGGCCGGGGCCTTTCGGTGGAAATGTCTGTAGCGCACGGGAAAGTGACATTGCTTTCCGTAGTAGAAACGCCGGAGAACAAGCTCTTGTTCCTTGTGGCGGAAGCAGAAAGCGTGCCGGGGCCAATTCTCGAAATAGGCAATACGAACAGCCGTTACCGTTTTCCGGTTGATGCTGGTCTTTTTATGGAAAAATGGAACGAGCAAGGCCCGGCACATCATTGTGCGATAGGCAGGGGTCATATAGCTTCAAAAATTCAGAAGCTCGGTAATCTGTTGGGTATAAAAACTGTTGTTATCTGCTAA
- a CDS encoding family 43 glycosylhydrolase: protein MAGDAIDAHDGEIAQFNGTYYLYGTSYDCGFEWGNKGAPFCGFKVYSSNDLVNWADKGYLFDAQTPVWQSRCDGKTYGCFRPHVVYNKLNNNYVLWINVYDNVIGYRVFSSSSPTGPFKEVAEPKLTVNADKPRAGLNNGDHDIFIDGDGQGYIAFTDWRTKGTIVIEKLSADYLTGTGECVKMVTPGSTEAPALFKRKNLYYLTYSDPNCGYCPGTGTSYRTAANPLGPWSEGISISDNSCGGQPSFVSTIKINDDEICLYGSDLWNNAAKNEALANYYWAPLAFNTDGSIKPLLCAEEYRKTKVLSRKKPVAPAPRQDYFTAEARVDKETQWGQTFVADRNGLVAKLEMSVFKNHRPEKDLEIYICAVLNSKLQMSAPLFKKVVSVAGIGWSAKRLVISPGLKVKKGAKYAVIMHTGSPVGYFGFLARKEGANAGAYLINSKDGGNTFTKRPGEVMRLKIKIKAL from the coding sequence ATGGCGGGGGATGCCATAGATGCCCATGACGGAGAAATAGCACAATTCAACGGAACTTACTATCTGTATGGTACCAGTTACGATTGTGGGTTTGAATGGGGAAATAAAGGTGCCCCCTTCTGCGGTTTTAAGGTTTATTCCTCTAACGATCTGGTGAACTGGGCGGATAAAGGGTATTTGTTTGATGCTCAAACGCCGGTTTGGCAAAGCCGCTGCGATGGCAAAACTTATGGTTGTTTCCGTCCGCATGTGGTTTATAACAAGCTCAATAACAATTACGTTCTGTGGATAAACGTTTATGATAATGTCATCGGCTACCGGGTGTTCAGCAGCAGTTCACCTACAGGGCCTTTCAAAGAAGTAGCCGAGCCAAAACTTACCGTTAATGCCGATAAACCCAGGGCCGGGCTTAACAACGGGGATCACGATATTTTTATTGATGGCGACGGCCAGGGATATATCGCTTTTACCGACTGGAGAACCAAGGGTACCATCGTTATCGAAAAACTAAGCGCCGATTATTTAACGGGTACGGGAGAATGTGTAAAAATGGTTACGCCCGGATCAACGGAAGCCCCGGCGCTTTTTAAACGAAAAAACCTTTATTACCTTACTTATTCAGATCCCAACTGCGGTTATTGCCCGGGGACGGGCACATCATACCGCACTGCGGCTAATCCCTTAGGCCCTTGGAGCGAAGGGATTTCCATCAGCGATAACTCCTGCGGCGGCCAGCCGTCGTTCGTATCCACCATAAAGATCAACGACGACGAGATATGTCTTTATGGCAGCGATCTGTGGAACAACGCAGCCAAAAATGAGGCCCTTGCAAATTACTATTGGGCTCCTTTAGCGTTCAACACCGATGGCAGCATCAAACCACTCCTGTGTGCGGAGGAGTACCGGAAAACCAAAGTCTTATCCCGTAAAAAGCCTGTAGCCCCGGCGCCAAGACAAGACTATTTTACTGCCGAAGCCAGGGTTGATAAGGAAACGCAATGGGGGCAGACATTTGTTGCCGATCGGAACGGTCTGGTGGCGAAACTGGAAATGTCGGTTTTTAAAAATCATCGCCCCGAGAAGGACCTGGAGATTTACATTTGCGCCGTATTGAACAGCAAACTCCAAATGTCTGCTCCGCTATTCAAAAAGGTTGTGTCTGTGGCAGGTATCGGCTGGTCAGCAAAAAGATTGGTGATCTCGCCCGGTTTAAAAGTAAAAAAGGGGGCCAAATATGCAGTTATTATGCATACTGGTTCTCCTGTGGGTTATTTTGGCTTTTTAGCACGTAAGGAGGGCGCTAATGCGGGTGCTTATCTGATCAACAGTAAGGATGGTGGCAACACCTTTACTAAAAGGCCGGGCGAAGTAATGCGACTAAAAATTAAGATAAAAGCGTTGTAA
- a CDS encoding phytanoyl-CoA dioxygenase family protein: MNTSVSQSQIDYYQENGFVVIEDFLSPDELSYWRETVMNAIANRAGQKIPGKAGKVGEDDGINNDADYFSKVFDQLINLWQTDEKVKELMCDPRLGEMAAKLAGVDGIKIWHDQALFKKPWANPTSWHLDTPFWSFSDRKALSIWIALDDATLENGCLFFIPGSHKKTRFENPGIGKNMDSIFEYYPGIKQMPSVAAPMKAGSCSFHNGLTIHGANANMTSKSRRAMTCAYMPEGNTYNGIQNILTDEQVSKLNVGDLLNDERQNPLIYIKK, translated from the coding sequence ATGAATACCTCAGTTAGCCAGTCACAGATTGATTATTACCAGGAAAACGGATTTGTTGTTATTGAAGATTTTCTTTCACCGGATGAGCTCAGTTACTGGAGAGAGACCGTCATGAACGCTATTGCTAACCGGGCGGGCCAAAAAATACCCGGCAAAGCCGGCAAAGTGGGTGAAGATGACGGGATCAATAACGATGCTGACTATTTTAGTAAGGTTTTTGATCAGCTGATCAACCTTTGGCAAACCGACGAAAAGGTAAAAGAATTGATGTGTGACCCGCGGCTTGGAGAAATGGCAGCGAAACTGGCCGGTGTAGATGGTATAAAAATATGGCATGATCAGGCTTTGTTTAAGAAACCCTGGGCAAATCCGACGTCATGGCATTTGGACACGCCATTCTGGTCTTTCTCAGACAGAAAAGCTTTATCTATCTGGATCGCCCTTGACGACGCCACACTCGAAAATGGCTGCTTATTTTTTATCCCCGGATCTCATAAAAAAACCCGTTTTGAAAATCCGGGTATTGGCAAAAACATGGATTCTATTTTTGAGTATTACCCGGGTATTAAGCAAATGCCATCGGTGGCTGCCCCTATGAAAGCCGGGAGCTGCTCGTTTCACAACGGGTTAACCATACATGGCGCCAATGCGAATATGACCTCCAAGTCTCGCCGTGCGATGACCTGTGCTTACATGCCGGAGGGTAATACTTATAACGGTATACAAAATATCCTGACCGATGAGCAGGTAAGTAAGCTTAACGTCGGCGACTTGCTCAATGATGAGCGCCAGAACCCGCTGATCTACATAAAAAAATAA
- a CDS encoding AraC family transcriptional regulator: protein MNNYYKYLPISDEDARWGLSVVNAGCTRVKPDSCYPVPDHPGHHNFNWKKGRVLNEYQIIYITAGKGVFESDSAGIVDIRAGTIIILYPGDRHRYKPSAHTGWDEYWIGLKGEIMDRLVSNGFFKQEYPCLFIGFNEKVFNNLHYIIEQTKTENPGYQPDVSGAALSLLGSCHAIVRQGAVAFDINPVIHKALLLFRSNINEDFSPETAADQLQVGYSWFRKVFKAHTGLSPGQYFIQLKIERAKNLLSDPSLSTKWIANDLRFASYFYFCRLFKSRTGMTPLEYRKRINKGSGFQSDR, encoded by the coding sequence ATGAATAACTACTACAAATATTTGCCAATAAGTGATGAGGATGCGCGGTGGGGGCTATCGGTTGTCAATGCGGGTTGTACGCGTGTAAAGCCCGACAGTTGTTACCCGGTGCCAGATCATCCGGGGCACCATAATTTCAATTGGAAAAAAGGGAGGGTATTGAATGAATACCAAATTATTTATATAACGGCGGGGAAAGGTGTTTTTGAGTCCGACAGTGCAGGTATTGTAGATATCCGGGCCGGAACGATCATTATTCTTTACCCAGGTGACAGGCACCGTTATAAGCCGAGCGCTCATACCGGCTGGGATGAATACTGGATTGGTTTAAAAGGAGAGATTATGGACAGGTTGGTATCTAATGGCTTTTTTAAACAGGAATACCCTTGTTTGTTTATTGGTTTTAATGAAAAGGTATTCAACAACCTCCACTATATAATCGAGCAAACCAAGACCGAGAACCCCGGTTATCAGCCCGATGTTTCGGGGGCTGCGTTATCATTGTTGGGTAGTTGTCATGCCATAGTAAGGCAGGGGGCGGTTGCGTTTGATATCAACCCGGTTATCCACAAAGCGCTTTTACTTTTCCGTTCGAATATCAATGAGGATTTTTCGCCGGAAACTGCCGCCGATCAACTCCAGGTCGGCTATTCGTGGTTTCGGAAAGTTTTTAAGGCTCATACAGGTCTTTCCCCGGGGCAGTATTTTATACAATTAAAAATCGAAAGAGCAAAAAATCTGTTGAGTGATCCGTCATTGTCGACCAAATGGATAGCAAACGACCTGCGCTTTGCGTCATATTTCTATTTCTGCAGGCTTTTTAAGAGCAGAACGGGCATGACGCCATTAGAGTATCGTAAGCGGATAAACAAAGGCTCGGGTTTTCAAAGCGACAGATAA
- a CDS encoding sugar phosphate isomerase/epimerase, with translation MELKILCPLWGHGHLPIFSFLEKVRSAGFDGFDTWIPEDKVERQILYDYLQQFEMPLVAHQYQAHGATFRQFKASFIKRLTECAVAQPVLINSHTGRDWFTVQENIELIDIAHDFSIKTGIPVVHETHRGRLGYAPQSAAEMFQLCEQYLLTADFSHWTCVTESMLENFEHIMDEAIKRTRHVHARIGHENGPQVPDPRASEWSYASKKFLTWWERIVLENKRAGRLVLTFTTEFGPPPYMPTLPFSNAPVADPFEINCFMKDVLKSRYTDLAGAR, from the coding sequence GTGGAACTTAAAATATTATGTCCGCTTTGGGGGCACGGGCACTTGCCGATCTTCTCATTTCTCGAGAAGGTCAGATCTGCCGGTTTCGACGGATTTGATACCTGGATACCCGAGGATAAAGTGGAACGGCAAATCCTGTATGACTATCTTCAGCAATTTGAAATGCCGCTGGTTGCCCATCAGTACCAGGCGCACGGCGCAACCTTCCGCCAATTCAAAGCGTCGTTTATAAAGCGCCTAACAGAATGTGCGGTGGCGCAACCGGTGCTTATCAATTCGCACACAGGGCGCGACTGGTTTACCGTGCAGGAAAATATTGAGCTGATCGACATCGCACACGATTTCTCTATTAAGACCGGTATCCCTGTGGTACACGAAACGCACCGGGGGCGTTTGGGGTATGCTCCCCAGTCTGCCGCAGAAATGTTTCAGCTTTGCGAACAATACCTTTTAACGGCAGATTTTTCGCATTGGACCTGCGTTACAGAAAGCATGTTGGAGAACTTTGAACACATTATGGATGAGGCTATTAAACGCACACGGCATGTACACGCGAGAATAGGTCATGAAAACGGCCCCCAGGTGCCCGACCCAAGGGCTTCAGAATGGAGCTATGCTTCTAAAAAGTTTCTTACCTGGTGGGAACGTATTGTGCTGGAGAACAAACGCGCGGGGCGCCTGGTCCTTACCTTTACAACCGAGTTCGGTCCGCCGCCCTATATGCCCACACTGCCATTCAGTAATGCTCCTGTCGCTGATCCGTTCGAGATTAACTGCTTTATGAAAGATGTACTAAAAAGCCGTTATACTGATCTTGCGGGCGCTCGCTGA
- a CDS encoding TonB-dependent receptor: protein MKRKPLLLKIWRCGLCLLVALTAFMPHDLYAQTEIRGVVRDSTDSSTMAGVSVVVKGTTNGTQTDANGRFTISAANGSTLVFSFIGYKPNERVVRDNTSLDIRLAISSQSIKEVVVVSYGTQSKREVTGSIGQVKASELKDMPVPNIGQRLQGKLAGVQINNNSGTPGAEMSFRIRGSASINAGNNPLIVIDGFPSQSGLQTLSPEEIENISVLKDASASALYGSRAANGVILVTTKQAKVGQKSLTFSGYYGIQAVPQRGRPDLMNAQEFAQYKKEYYEDAARYEGYTGGVPEVYANPAQYAGQNGTDWYGVLLRNAPTQTYNVNFANGTKEYKAVVNASYSRQEGVVLNSADERYTVRSNNTYTPSDKFTLGANVELSYGNNQVVPGLDNGRNIIANAYLMDPTLNYKNPDGTYPISFNQPGMFPNPNYYLVVTQRINKTAAARVLANGFVEVSPLAGLKLKSTFNVNTDNTKNRQFTPSTAQGGLGAAPPRPASGSYSTSNFVSWLNENTINYKRSFGKHNLEALAGYTIQKFSSENSVINGSQFPDDNISWVSAATTRLGDVGAGQWSLLRFVGRLNYNYNEKYLFEAAFSRDGSSRFGTNNKYGNFPSVSAGWVVSDEEFLKDVKPINFLKLRASYGKVGNNNIGNYTYLASINTGNYVFGNAVTPGKLLSGIGNNNLTWETSTSYDIGLDLSMFNSRLSFTYDYYWKKTDGLLYAIDIPVQSGYNSITSNIGRFDFWGHELTISSRNLTGAFKWSTNFNISFDRNIVKKLGTNDAPIGGYNEYWDDNRTAVGQPIGMFYGYINTGVYMTQQEFDTQPHGATSMVGTARFKDVSGPDGAPDGKIDSYDRTWIGNPNPKFIYGLTNTFNYKAFDLSITAAGTVGNDIADDAIQSTENLDGVFNVLKGVSGRWRSEENPGDGIYPRTRTGTTADFRNFTSRQVFSGTFLAIKNITFGYTIPVKANKYFKSFRAYLSAQNAFIFTKYPGINPEAGYAGLNGLNQGRDWTSYPVPRTVSVGFNAGF, encoded by the coding sequence ATGAAACGAAAACCTTTACTATTAAAAATCTGGAGATGCGGCCTGTGTCTTTTAGTAGCGCTGACCGCTTTTATGCCCCATGACCTCTACGCACAGACCGAGATCCGCGGGGTCGTACGAGACTCCACCGATTCTTCGACGATGGCCGGAGTATCCGTGGTAGTGAAAGGGACCACAAATGGTACCCAGACGGATGCCAACGGCAGATTTACCATTTCTGCAGCCAATGGCAGCACCCTGGTATTTTCCTTTATCGGTTATAAGCCAAACGAGCGTGTGGTCAGGGATAATACCTCGCTGGATATCCGTTTAGCAATCTCATCGCAAAGCATTAAAGAAGTAGTTGTTGTAAGCTACGGAACGCAAAGCAAGCGCGAAGTGACCGGTTCTATCGGACAGGTTAAAGCGTCCGAGCTGAAAGATATGCCGGTACCCAATATCGGACAGCGGCTGCAAGGTAAATTAGCCGGGGTACAGATCAATAACAACTCCGGTACGCCTGGCGCGGAAATGAGCTTCCGGATTCGCGGCTCTGCTTCAATTAACGCGGGGAATAACCCGCTAATTGTTATTGACGGGTTCCCTTCACAAAGCGGCCTGCAGACGCTGAGCCCGGAAGAGATAGAGAATATCTCTGTTTTGAAGGATGCATCCGCCTCGGCACTTTATGGTTCAAGAGCCGCCAACGGCGTTATCCTGGTAACCACCAAGCAGGCAAAGGTCGGCCAAAAGAGCCTCACTTTTAGCGGTTACTATGGTATCCAGGCCGTCCCCCAGCGCGGCCGGCCGGATTTGATGAATGCGCAAGAATTTGCGCAGTATAAAAAAGAGTATTACGAAGACGCTGCCAGGTATGAAGGTTACACCGGCGGTGTTCCCGAGGTTTATGCAAATCCGGCCCAGTATGCGGGACAAAATGGAACCGACTGGTACGGTGTATTATTGCGCAACGCGCCTACACAAACTTATAACGTTAACTTCGCCAACGGCACAAAGGAGTATAAAGCCGTAGTTAACGCAAGTTACAGCCGGCAGGAAGGTGTAGTATTAAATTCTGCTGATGAGCGGTACACGGTGCGGTCGAACAATACCTATACACCGTCTGACAAATTCACCCTTGGTGCCAACGTAGAACTGTCTTATGGTAATAACCAGGTTGTTCCGGGCCTCGATAACGGCCGAAACATTATCGCGAACGCTTACCTGATGGACCCGACGCTGAATTACAAAAACCCGGACGGAACCTACCCGATCTCATTTAACCAACCCGGTATGTTCCCCAATCCAAACTATTACCTGGTAGTCACCCAGAGAATAAACAAAACCGCTGCGGCACGGGTGTTGGCCAATGGTTTTGTAGAAGTTTCTCCGCTGGCTGGCCTAAAACTAAAATCTACCTTTAACGTAAATACCGACAACACTAAGAACCGGCAGTTTACACCATCTACTGCCCAGGGCGGCCTGGGCGCGGCCCCACCAAGACCCGCATCCGGCAGTTATTCCACAAGTAATTTTGTGTCATGGCTTAACGAAAATACGATCAATTATAAGCGGTCCTTCGGCAAACATAACCTTGAAGCACTTGCTGGTTATACGATTCAAAAATTCTCATCGGAGAACAGCGTGATCAATGGTAGCCAGTTTCCGGATGATAACATTTCCTGGGTCTCGGCCGCGACCACACGATTGGGCGATGTAGGCGCGGGTCAATGGTCGCTGCTGCGTTTTGTTGGACGCCTGAATTACAACTACAACGAAAAATATCTGTTTGAGGCAGCGTTTAGCAGAGATGGTTCATCGCGGTTCGGGACCAACAACAAGTATGGTAATTTCCCGTCTGTTTCGGCCGGCTGGGTAGTGTCTGATGAAGAATTTTTGAAAGATGTTAAACCCATCAACTTCTTAAAACTACGCGCAAGCTATGGCAAGGTAGGCAATAATAATATAGGTAACTATACTTACCTGGCGTCAATAAATACCGGCAATTATGTTTTCGGGAATGCCGTAACGCCCGGTAAATTGCTAAGCGGTATCGGTAATAATAATCTGACATGGGAAACCAGCACCAGCTATGATATCGGCCTGGACCTGTCCATGTTCAACAGCCGCTTGTCGTTCACTTATGACTATTACTGGAAAAAAACGGATGGATTGCTTTACGCAATCGATATCCCCGTACAGTCCGGCTATAATTCCATTACTTCTAATATCGGTCGCTTTGACTTTTGGGGCCATGAGTTGACCATCTCATCAAGAAATTTAACCGGCGCCTTCAAATGGAGCACGAACTTCAATATCTCATTTGACAGGAACATTGTAAAAAAACTTGGAACCAACGATGCACCAATCGGTGGTTATAATGAATATTGGGACGATAACCGGACGGCGGTCGGCCAACCTATCGGTATGTTCTACGGCTACATCAATACCGGTGTTTATATGACGCAGCAGGAATTCGACACGCAGCCACACGGTGCCACATCAATGGTAGGAACCGCCCGTTTCAAAGACGTGAGCGGACCAGACGGCGCGCCGGACGGGAAAATAGACAGCTATGACCGGACCTGGATAGGTAACCCGAACCCTAAATTTATCTACGGATTAACAAATACATTCAATTATAAAGCCTTTGACCTGAGCATTACGGCTGCCGGTACGGTAGGCAACGATATCGCAGACGATGCCATCCAGTCGACTGAAAATCTCGACGGCGTTTTCAACGTATTGAAAGGTGTATCCGGCCGTTGGCGGTCAGAGGAGAACCCCGGGGACGGCATTTATCCCAGAACCCGGACAGGCACCACCGCAGACTTCCGGAACTTTACGAGCAGGCAGGTTTTCAGCGGCACTTTCCTTGCTATTAAGAACATCACCTTTGGCTACACCATTCCGGTAAAAGCCAATAAATATTTCAAAAGCTTCCGGGCCTATCTCAGTGCTCAAAATGCATTCATATTCACAAAATACCCCGGTATAAACCCCGAAGCCGGTTACGCCGGATTGAATGG
- a CDS encoding AraC family transcriptional regulator: MKKNFFKYLNITPVEERWGIYVTAAGYSKVEPFDNYPNQEHPESHHLTWNRGRILNDYYLVFISKGKGIYGSSLIEPTKISEGTCFFLHPGVLHRYKPDLNEGWEEYWVGFNGFFAKQLIESNFSNAQSPFVHLGLNKDLLILFRTMIECIQASLIGYPQHIAGTTMQILGLVHSTLLHDAATDDPVAKLISKAKFFMQEDLDGPLDMAAVAAQLPMGYSMFRKAFKRITGQSPNQYHLNLRLERAKNLLTTTILNVSEIADQTGFESVFYFSKLFKKKIGISPLHYRNTIELKR; encoded by the coding sequence TTGAAGAAGAACTTTTTTAAATATCTTAACATAACTCCGGTTGAAGAGAGGTGGGGAATTTATGTTACTGCTGCAGGTTACTCAAAGGTGGAACCCTTTGATAATTACCCGAACCAGGAACATCCTGAAAGCCATCATCTGACCTGGAACAGAGGGCGGATACTGAACGATTATTATCTCGTTTTTATTTCAAAGGGGAAAGGTATTTATGGTTCATCGCTTATCGAACCAACTAAAATAAGCGAAGGGACCTGTTTCTTTTTACACCCCGGTGTATTACACAGATATAAACCCGACCTTAATGAGGGCTGGGAGGAATACTGGGTGGGCTTTAATGGTTTTTTTGCCAAACAATTAATTGAAAGCAATTTCTCAAACGCTCAATCACCCTTTGTCCATTTGGGGCTAAACAAAGATTTGCTCATTCTTTTCCGAACAATGATCGAGTGCATACAGGCTTCATTGATAGGTTACCCTCAACATATAGCCGGTACAACGATGCAGATATTAGGGCTTGTACACTCGACGTTATTGCATGACGCGGCTACTGATGATCCGGTCGCTAAGTTAATTTCCAAAGCTAAATTTTTTATGCAGGAGGACCTGGATGGCCCGCTTGATATGGCAGCTGTTGCCGCACAATTGCCCATGGGTTATTCCATGTTCAGAAAGGCTTTCAAGCGGATAACAGGTCAATCACCCAATCAGTATCATCTCAATTTACGCCTGGAGCGCGCAAAAAATTTGCTAACCACCACAATTCTTAACGTATCCGAGATAGCAGATCAAACCGGATTTGAATCTGTATTTTACTTTTCAAAACTGTTTAAGAAAAAAATTGGCATCTCCCCGCTTCATTACCGAAACACTATCGAACTGAAACGATAG
- a CDS encoding FkbM family methyltransferase, whose amino-acid sequence MKYQGSRFVDKLFLLYVRKTPNHPFKIRIVNWINNFFFGKQVIFESANGSKHYLSTGEYTGHQLAFVGEYEPLTFKKCESLLHKGGILFDVGASMGLFSLYLSKIPNLEIYAIEPSAQNFLSLLKNVQLNHAENIHTIHVGLSNEDSFGYIVNLTPKNTGTTKVVDLPLAGHHSYLIQLTTMISLIKHFNIKKIDLLKIDVEGYEINVFKGLFGHPSAIMPENIIMEFSDLVIRSGLSEEECINYIKSFGYEIFTVTGVPFQLGDPMPESNLWLTRATLL is encoded by the coding sequence ATGAAATATCAAGGAAGCAGATTTGTTGATAAGCTTTTTTTGCTGTATGTAAGGAAAACCCCCAATCATCCATTTAAAATAAGGATCGTAAATTGGATAAATAACTTCTTTTTCGGCAAACAAGTGATATTTGAAAGTGCCAACGGCTCTAAGCACTATCTTTCGACCGGGGAATATACCGGGCATCAACTTGCTTTTGTTGGGGAATATGAGCCGCTAACTTTTAAAAAATGCGAAAGTTTATTACATAAAGGCGGTATCTTATTCGACGTAGGTGCCAGTATGGGATTGTTTAGTCTATACTTAAGTAAAATTCCTAATTTAGAAATTTATGCTATTGAGCCATCCGCGCAAAATTTTTTAAGTCTGCTCAAAAATGTTCAATTGAACCATGCTGAAAACATTCATACAATTCATGTAGGCTTGTCAAACGAAGATAGTTTTGGATATATAGTCAATTTAACGCCTAAAAACACCGGAACTACAAAGGTTGTTGATTTACCCCTGGCAGGTCATCATTCATATCTTATACAGCTAACAACCATGATCAGCCTAATTAAGCACTTCAATATCAAAAAGATTGATTTACTCAAAATAGATGTGGAAGGTTATGAAATAAACGTATTCAAAGGTCTTTTTGGCCACCCTTCGGCGATAATGCCTGAAAATATAATTATGGAGTTTAGTGACTTGGTTATTCGTAGCGGTTTATCTGAAGAGGAGTGCATTAATTACATAAAAAGCTTTGGTTATGAAATCTTCACGGTGACTGGAGTTCCATTTCAATTAGGTGACCCAATGCCTGAATCCAACCTTTGGCTGACAAGGGCCACCTTACTTTAA